One genomic region from Portunus trituberculatus isolate SZX2019 chromosome 3, ASM1759143v1, whole genome shotgun sequence encodes:
- the LOC123509492 gene encoding copine-8-like isoform X1, whose product MNRLREKRMQAGGMPPMGGPPGPPQMVPMSKVEISISAKGLKDKDAFSKSDPLCIVYVKEMGQDRFQEVGRTEMIKDSLNPQWVRKIELDYRFEERQVLRFAIYDWDNKSSKPDDQDKLGTVECSLGEIMGRQGSQLSKTIQGGTGVLTMEGDEVSSSKEVVTMELTGTDLDKKDFLGKSDPFLIFYRCNDSSQYLAAHKTEVIKKTLNPVWKPIIVPSRTLCSGDHGRSIKIECYDWDSDGSHDLIGECYTNLERLLEGPGNTNIYQLINPKKKAKKSSYKDSGKLHLRSISSHVEPSFLDYIRGGTQIHFTVAVDFTASNGDPRTPTSLHYRQPGVDNQYSIAIKAIGEIIQDYDSDKMFPALGFGGRIPPEWVVSHEFFLNGTSDNPYCQGVAGILEAYFNSLQTVGLYGPTNFAPVINHVARFAQAHQDGNHYFVLLIITDGIICDMPDTRRALVEASNLPLSVIIVGVGSVDFSAMEELDGDEKRLSFGGKYASRDIVQFVELRRHLGQRGGQHSQALLAKDVLMEIPQQLVSWMRTHGYQPRPPTVQAPLNTYGLE is encoded by the exons ATGAACAGATTGCG TGAAAAGAGGATGCAGGCTGGGGGAATGCCACCAATGGGAGGGCCACCGGGACCCCCTCAGATGGTCCCAATGAGCAAAGTTGAGATCTCTATATCTGCCAA AGGGCTGAAGGATAAGGACGCGTTTAGCAAGAGTGACCCCCTGTGCATTGTTTACGTGAAGGAGATGGGCCAGGATCGCTTCCAAGAGGTTGGGAGGACTGAGATGATTAAGGACTCTCTCAATCCACAGTGGGTTCGGAAAATTGAGCTTGACTACAGGTTTGAAGAGAGACAg GTGCTGCGGTTTGCCATTTATGACTGGGACAACAAGAGCTCCAAACCAGATGACCAGGACAAGCTAGGCACTGTGGAGTGTTCGCTTGGGGAGATCATGGGGCGGCAGGGTTCCCAg CTGAGCAAGACCATTCAGGGCGGCACAGGGGTCCTCACGATGGAGGGTGACGAGGTATCATCATCTAAGGAAGTCGTCACCATGGAACTCACAGGGACAGACCTCGACAAGAAGGATTTCCTGGGCAAGAGcgatcctttccttatcttttaccGTTGCAATGACAGCAGCCAGTACCTCGCAGCGCACAAGACAGAGGTGATCAAGAAGACGCTCAACCCTGTGTGGAAACCTATTATTGTGCCCTCCAGGACCCTCTGCTCAGGGGACCACGGCAGGAGCATCAAGATCGAGTGCTATGATTGGGACTCGGACGGCTCACACGATCTCATTGGGGAGTGTTACACCAATctggagag ACTGCTGGAGGGGCCAGGGAACACCAACATCTACCAACTCATTAAtccaaagaagaaagcaaagaagtcAAGTTACAAGGACTCGGGGAAACTCCACCTCCGTAGCATCTCAAGTCACGTGGAGCCATCCTTCCTTGATTACATCCGCGGAGGGACCCAGATCCACTTCACAGTAGCAGTGGACTTCACAGCCTCCAACGGGGATCCACGCACCCCCACCTCACTCCACTACCGCCAGCCAGGAGTGGATAACCAATACTCCATAGCTATCAAGGCTATCGGAGAGATTATTCAGGATTATGACTCGG ACAAGATGTTCCCGGCGCTTGGTTTTGGTGGTCGCATTCCTCCTGAGTGGGTGGTGAGCCATGAGTTCTTTCTGAATGGGACTTCTGATAATCCTTACTGCCAGGGGGTCGCTGGTATCCTGGAGGCTTATTTCAACTCCCTTCAGACTG TTGGACTCTACGGACCCACAAACTTTGCCCCGGTGATCAACCATGTGGCACGTTTTGCTCAGGCTCACCAGGACGGCAACCACTACTTTGTGCTGCTCATTATCACTGATGGCATTATTTGTG ACATGCCAGACACACGCAGGGCTCTGGTGGAGGCGTCAAACCTGCCCTTGTCAGTCATCATCGTTGGCGTGGGTAGCGTTGACTTCTCTGCCATGGAGGAGCTGGACGGTGATGAGAAGAGGTTGAGTTTTGGCGGGAAGTATGCCAGCAGAGACATTGTTCAGTTTGTAG